A genomic segment from Bacteroidia bacterium encodes:
- a CDS encoding phosphoribosylpyrophosphate synthetase, whose product MERNLNQYDTLSEAITALQKKGFTQNLEPQDEVIADQDTGKEYLADHLTIIEYHRFEGASNPDDMSVVYAVKSSDGMQGLIVDAYGAYASRALTDLVKKLNMKKGIS is encoded by the coding sequence ATGGAAAGAAACCTGAATCAATATGATACGCTGAGCGAGGCTATAACTGCGCTGCAAAAGAAAGGATTCACACAAAATCTGGAGCCTCAGGATGAAGTGATCGCGGACCAGGATACCGGAAAAGAGTATTTGGCTGATCACCTTACTATCATAGAGTATCATCGCTTTGAAGGAGCAAGCAATCCTGATGATATGTCAGTGGTATATGCGGTAAAGAGTTCGGATGGAATGCAGGGACTGATCGTGGATGCTTATGGGGCTTATGCAAGCAGGGCACTTACCGATCTCGTAAAAAAACTGAACATGAAAAAAGGTATTTCGTAA
- a CDS encoding 6-carboxytetrahydropterin synthase codes for MRITIGRKEYFNAAHRLYNPEWSEEQNLAFYGKCANPNYHGHNYTLIVKLAGEVDPKTGYLVDLKKVSTVIREEITDRFDHTNLNLDNDDFKGLIPSTENFAWVIWNRLRKKFDPKLELKIVLFETQNNFVEYNGE; via the coding sequence ATGCGAATAACAATCGGAAGAAAGGAATATTTTAATGCGGCTCACCGGCTGTACAATCCTGAATGGAGTGAGGAGCAAAACCTGGCATTTTATGGGAAATGTGCGAATCCGAATTATCATGGCCATAACTATACACTCATTGTAAAACTTGCGGGAGAAGTGGATCCGAAGACGGGCTACCTGGTGGATCTGAAAAAAGTGAGCACTGTGATCCGCGAGGAAATAACTGATCGTTTTGACCATACCAACCTGAACCTGGATAATGATGACTTTAAAGGCCTGATCCCATCCACAGAAAATTTTGCCTGGGTTATCTGGAACCGTCTTCGCAAAAAATTTGATCCAAAGTTGGAATTGAAGATTGTGCTTTTTGAAACACAGAATAATTTTGTGGAGTACAACGGTGAATAA
- the leuS gene encoding leucine--tRNA ligase: MSEYNFKEIEKKWQQEWEAERIYHADETSGKPPYYVLDMFPYPSGAGLHVGHPLGYIATDILSRYKRHQGYEVLHPMGFDAFGLPAEQYAIETGQDPADTTNRNIARYKEQLKAIGLSFDWGREVRTSDPEYYKWTQWIFLKMFGSWYNRRTDKAEPLENLVAHFAKSGNEGVDAACGKTPEFTAEEWHAMPWEEQQRILLHYRLAYLAEAEVNWCPALGTVLANEEVKEGLSERGGHPVEKKKMRQWFLRITAYAERLLKGLEEVDWSDALKEMQRNWIGKSVGAEIDFPIYSPYAPAAGAVDEVGQEKLSLKVFTTRPDTIFGATFMVIAPEHPLAQQLITAAQQEEVQAYIEQAKRKSERDRMKNVKEVSGVFSGSFAIHPFRTEKMPVWIADYVLADYGTGAIMAVPGHDSRDYAFAQHFDLPILQVVRGKESKEQEANPELHSFDDKDGIIINSDFLDGLGVPVAIDRVIEEIEKKGMGVRKINYRLRDANFSRQRYWGEPFPIVYEKGMPVPLDESELPLTLPEVESYKPLGTGESPLAAVEEWVKLPDGRTRETNTMPGWAGSNWYYLRYMDPHNSGEFLGKERERFWENVDFYMGGTEHATGHLLYSRFCHKFLFDCGYLSTKEPYKKLVNQGMIQGISYWLTSFQCIREDGYNDLAKSFFISFDNKNDILRKDGIEYKRQATGYVSRIPNEYIDDRGRLYKSRFEALANDFRTSADYQNLHITLGIEPLWEYDEANHPYLCLKPEVTKMSKSKWNVINPDDVIEKYGADTLRMYEMFLGPVEQHKPWNTEGIDGVFRFLMKLWRLFHQENGNFSVTDDAPTKEELKSLHKAIKKVTEDIEHISFNTAVAAFMICANELTSLRCNKRHVLEPLVILLSPFAPHISEELWRHRLGHDETVTFQPYPQFDEQYLKEDEVEYPVSINGKVRAKLSMPIDAGKDEVEKQVMELENVKRWIEGKQVKKFIFVPGRIINIVVG; encoded by the coding sequence ATGAGCGAGTACAACTTTAAAGAAATAGAGAAGAAATGGCAGCAGGAATGGGAGGCCGAAAGGATCTACCATGCTGATGAAACCTCCGGAAAGCCGCCATATTATGTGCTGGATATGTTTCCCTATCCTTCAGGGGCGGGGCTGCACGTGGGGCATCCGCTCGGTTATATTGCCACTGATATACTTTCCCGCTACAAGCGCCATCAGGGTTACGAGGTGCTGCATCCTATGGGTTTCGATGCATTTGGTCTGCCGGCAGAGCAGTACGCTATTGAGACCGGGCAAGACCCCGCAGATACCACTAATCGGAATATCGCCCGCTACAAAGAGCAGTTAAAAGCCATTGGCCTTAGCTTCGACTGGGGCCGGGAAGTGCGCACTTCCGATCCTGAATATTATAAATGGACGCAATGGATCTTCCTGAAAATGTTCGGCTCGTGGTACAACAGGAGGACAGACAAGGCAGAACCCTTAGAAAACCTTGTGGCTCATTTCGCTAAATCAGGTAATGAAGGTGTGGACGCGGCTTGCGGGAAAACACCTGAATTTACCGCTGAAGAATGGCATGCAATGCCCTGGGAGGAGCAGCAGAGGATTCTATTACACTACCGGCTTGCATATTTGGCAGAAGCGGAAGTGAACTGGTGCCCGGCATTAGGTACCGTCCTGGCAAATGAGGAGGTGAAGGAAGGATTGTCAGAGCGGGGTGGCCATCCGGTTGAAAAGAAAAAGATGCGGCAATGGTTCCTGCGCATTACGGCTTATGCAGAACGCCTGTTGAAAGGCCTGGAGGAAGTGGACTGGAGTGATGCGCTGAAAGAAATGCAGCGAAACTGGATCGGCAAGTCGGTAGGCGCGGAGATTGATTTTCCAATATATAGCCCTTATGCTCCGGCTGCCGGTGCAGTTGATGAGGTGGGGCAGGAGAAGCTGTCGCTGAAGGTGTTCACCACACGCCCCGATACCATTTTTGGCGCCACCTTTATGGTGATAGCACCGGAGCATCCCCTGGCGCAGCAGCTTATTACAGCAGCGCAGCAGGAGGAGGTTCAGGCGTACATTGAACAGGCAAAGCGCAAGAGTGAGCGCGACCGCATGAAGAACGTGAAAGAGGTGAGTGGCGTATTCAGTGGCAGCTTTGCTATTCACCCTTTCCGCACGGAAAAGATGCCGGTGTGGATTGCCGATTATGTGCTGGCCGATTATGGTACCGGGGCCATCATGGCTGTGCCCGGGCATGATAGCCGCGATTATGCCTTTGCCCAACATTTTGACTTGCCTATACTACAAGTAGTGCGTGGGAAAGAGAGCAAAGAGCAAGAGGCAAATCCTGAGTTGCATAGTTTTGACGACAAGGATGGTATTATCATCAATTCAGATTTTCTGGACGGACTGGGAGTACCGGTGGCAATTGACCGGGTAATTGAGGAAATAGAAAAGAAAGGGATGGGCGTGCGGAAAATAAACTATCGCCTGCGAGATGCCAATTTCAGCCGCCAGCGCTACTGGGGCGAGCCTTTCCCGATAGTATATGAAAAGGGAATGCCGGTGCCGCTGGATGAATCGGAATTGCCGCTAACACTGCCGGAGGTGGAAAGCTACAAGCCGCTGGGGACTGGTGAATCCCCGCTGGCTGCGGTGGAGGAGTGGGTGAAGTTGCCGGACGGAAGGACCCGCGAAACCAACACAATGCCCGGCTGGGCGGGAAGCAACTGGTATTATCTCCGCTACATGGACCCGCACAATTCCGGGGAGTTCCTGGGCAAAGAGCGCGAACGCTTCTGGGAAAACGTGGATTTTTATATGGGCGGAACAGAGCACGCAACGGGGCACCTTCTTTACAGCCGCTTCTGCCATAAGTTTCTTTTCGACTGCGGGTACCTTTCTACCAAAGAGCCGTACAAGAAATTGGTGAATCAGGGGATGATTCAGGGTATTTCCTATTGGTTAACTAGTTTCCAATGTATACGTGAAGATGGGTATAATGATTTAGCCAAGTCTTTTTTCATTTCTTTTGATAATAAAAATGACATTCTGAGAAAAGATGGAATTGAATATAAACGGCAAGCTACAGGTTATGTAAGTAGGATTCCAAATGAATATATAGATGATAGGGGCCGCTTATATAAGTCACGTTTCGAGGCTTTGGCAAATGACTTTAGAACTTCAGCGGACTACCAAAATCTACATATCACTTTAGGCATTGAACCTCTGTGGGAATATGATGAGGCCAATCACCCTTATTTATGTCTCAAGCCTGAAGTTACCAAAATGTCCAAGTCCAAATGGAATGTTATAAATCCCGATGACGTCATTGAAAAATACGGAGCAGACACCTTGCGTATGTACGAAATGTTTTTAGGACCGGTGGAGCAGCACAAACCCTGGAATACTGAAGGCATTGATGGCGTATTCCGTTTCCTCATGAAGCTGTGGCGGCTCTTCCATCAGGAAAATGGCAATTTCTCTGTTACAGACGATGCACCCACAAAGGAAGAACTGAAGTCGCTGCACAAGGCAATTAAGAAGGTAACGGAAGATATTGAGCATATCTCATTCAATACCGCTGTTGCTGCCTTTATGATCTGCGCGAACGAACTTACCTCGCTCAGGTGCAATAAGCGGCATGTGCTGGAACCGCTGGTAATATTGCTTTCGCCTTTTGCACCTCATATTTCCGAGGAACTATGGCGCCACAGGCTGGGGCATGACGAAACCGTCACCTTTCAGCCTTATCCTCAATTTGATGAACAATACCTGAAGGAGGACGAGGTGGAATACCCTGTTTCCATAAACGGGAAGGTGCGCGCAAAACTATCCATGCCCATAGATGCCGGAAAGGATGAAGTGGAGAAACAGGTAATGGAGTTGGAGAACGTAAAACGCTGGATTGAAGGCAAGCAGGTGAAGAAGTTCATCTTCGTGCCGGGCAGGATTATAAATATTGTGGTAGGTTAG
- the pth gene encoding aminoacyl-tRNA hydrolase, with protein MKFLISGLGNPGQEYAQTRHNIGFMVIDRLAGQLELQWEDRRLGWVAQGRIKNKQVYLLKPSTYMNLSGKAVRYWLNELKIPLENLLVVTDDLALPTGKIRLRGKGSDGGHNGLSDIQNVLGTTEYPRLRFGISSEFSRGRQVDYVLSDFSPEEIADVDPAIEKSVEAIKSFVLQGLPRTMSEFN; from the coding sequence TTGAAATTCTTAATTTCAGGATTAGGAAATCCGGGGCAGGAGTACGCCCAAACTCGCCACAACATCGGTTTTATGGTGATAGACAGGCTTGCCGGGCAACTGGAATTGCAATGGGAAGACAGGCGGCTTGGCTGGGTTGCGCAAGGACGCATTAAAAATAAGCAGGTTTATTTGCTGAAGCCTTCCACCTATATGAATCTCAGCGGAAAGGCCGTCCGATACTGGCTCAATGAGCTTAAAATCCCTTTAGAAAACTTATTAGTTGTAACTGATGATCTGGCATTGCCAACCGGAAAAATAAGGCTGCGTGGCAAAGGCAGCGATGGCGGTCACAATGGGCTTAGCGATATTCAGAACGTCTTAGGCACAACAGAATATCCGCGCTTGCGCTTTGGCATCAGCAGTGAATTTTCACGGGGACGTCAGGTGGATTATGTCCTAAGCGACTTCTCTCCTGAAGAGATCGCTGATGTGGATCCGGCCATTGAGAAATCAGTAGAGGCCATCAAATCCTTTGTATTGCAGGGTCTGCCACGGACGATGTCCGAGTTTAATTAA
- a CDS encoding ribose-phosphate pyrophosphokinase, protein MPSRFNAVKIFSCPGSIKLAEKIADDFGQSLGELSFNKFSDGEMQPSFNESVRGCDIFIIQSTDPPAENLMELLLAIDAAKRASAHYITAVVPYFGYARQDRKDKPRVSIASKLLADLLKTAGASRVITIDLHAPQIQGFFDMDVDHLEASIIFVPYIHSLKIEDLLIAAPDMGGSARARMFANSLNTEMVICYKHRKTANQIEDMRIIGDVAGKNIIIVDDLIDTGGTLRKAASMMMNEGAKSVRAFCTHPVLSGNAYENIENSDLTELVVCDTIPLTQTSPKIKVISVSDLLARAIRNVYEHGSISSLYRSANSFQQSFSF, encoded by the coding sequence ATGCCCTCACGCTTTAACGCAGTCAAGATTTTCTCCTGCCCGGGAAGCATTAAACTCGCGGAGAAGATTGCTGACGATTTTGGGCAATCCTTAGGCGAACTTTCCTTTAACAAGTTCAGTGATGGAGAAATGCAGCCCAGTTTCAATGAATCCGTCCGGGGCTGCGATATCTTCATTATACAGTCAACTGACCCACCGGCAGAAAATCTGATGGAGTTGTTGCTCGCAATAGATGCTGCAAAGCGCGCTTCTGCTCATTATATTACAGCCGTGGTTCCCTATTTTGGATATGCACGCCAGGACAGGAAAGATAAGCCCCGCGTTTCCATCGCAAGCAAGCTTCTGGCGGATTTGCTGAAAACAGCAGGGGCCAGCCGGGTTATTACCATTGATCTTCATGCCCCGCAAATCCAGGGCTTTTTTGATATGGATGTGGACCATCTGGAGGCTTCTATCATTTTTGTTCCCTATATCCACAGCCTCAAAATTGAAGACTTACTGATTGCCGCGCCCGACATGGGCGGCTCGGCAAGAGCCAGGATGTTTGCCAATTCGTTGAACACTGAAATGGTGATTTGTTATAAGCACCGCAAAACGGCTAATCAGATAGAAGATATGCGGATCATTGGTGACGTGGCAGGAAAAAATATCATCATTGTAGACGATCTGATAGATACAGGCGGAACGCTCAGAAAGGCCGCATCAATGATGATGAACGAAGGAGCCAAAAGCGTAAGAGCTTTTTGCACGCACCCGGTGCTATCGGGAAATGCTTATGAAAATATTGAGAACTCTGACCTCACTGAATTGGTCGTTTGCGATACGATTCCTCTTACGCAGACTTCGCCAAAGATTAAGGTAATATCAGTGTCCGATTTGCTTGCAAGAGCTATTCGGAATGTTTATGAGCATGGGTCAATCAGTTCCCTTTACCGGTCAGCCAATTCCTTTCAACAGTCCTTTTCATTTTAG
- a CDS encoding 50S ribosomal protein L25 produces MKSINLYGKKRESMGSASAKALRSEGFVPCVLYGTHNETIHFYAFVTDFKNIIYTPEVHIVHLHLEGEQYKAVVRESQYHPLSDQLIHVDFFRVEDDKVITTDLPVILTGMSRGVRNGGKLVKKVRKLSVKGVVSDLPAAIEIDVTPLRINQSVKVKDIKTAFEILSSPHIPIATIISPRALQAMEEEEETAEATEESTASSEEGESTEVEETPAEA; encoded by the coding sequence ATGAAATCAATAAACCTGTACGGAAAGAAAAGAGAATCAATGGGTTCAGCCAGTGCTAAAGCACTGAGAAGCGAGGGTTTTGTCCCTTGCGTATTGTATGGAACCCATAATGAAACGATTCATTTCTATGCCTTTGTAACTGACTTTAAAAATATCATTTATACACCCGAAGTTCATATCGTTCATCTCCATCTGGAGGGAGAACAATATAAAGCTGTAGTGCGGGAATCTCAATACCATCCGCTTTCTGATCAATTAATTCACGTGGACTTTTTCAGAGTTGAGGATGATAAAGTCATCACCACTGATCTGCCTGTGATTTTGACCGGTATGTCAAGAGGAGTGAGAAATGGTGGCAAACTGGTAAAGAAAGTACGCAAACTATCCGTTAAAGGTGTGGTGAGTGATCTCCCTGCAGCTATAGAAATAGATGTAACGCCATTGCGCATCAACCAATCAGTTAAAGTAAAGGATATCAAAACCGCTTTTGAAATCCTCAGTTCTCCTCATATTCCAATTGCAACTATTATTTCTCCACGCGCATTGCAGGCAATGGAGGAGGAAGAAGAAACTGCAGAAGCAACTGAAGAATCAACAGCATCCTCAGAAGAAGGGGAATCAACCGAAGTTGAAGAAACACCGGCAGAAGCATAG
- the frr gene encoding ribosome recycling factor, producing the protein MKETKQTLDEAVEKMKKAIEHLRTELSKIRAGRANPQMLEDIKIDYYGNATSISHVGTVNTPDARTITVQPWEKQMIATIEKAIMNANLGLNPQNDGNMIRINLPVLTEERRQQLVKLARNEAELAKISIRSARKEANEEVRNAVKDGLPEDEAKRTEDEIQKLTDQYSLKVDESLAAKEKDITTV; encoded by the coding sequence ATGAAAGAAACAAAGCAAACGCTTGATGAGGCGGTGGAAAAAATGAAAAAGGCCATCGAACATTTACGCACAGAGCTCAGCAAAATACGCGCAGGCCGTGCCAATCCTCAAATGCTGGAAGACATTAAAATTGATTATTATGGTAATGCGACTTCTATAAGCCATGTAGGCACGGTGAATACCCCGGATGCACGCACAATCACCGTACAACCCTGGGAAAAGCAAATGATCGCTACGATTGAGAAAGCCATAATGAATGCCAACCTGGGACTGAATCCGCAGAATGATGGCAACATGATCCGCATAAACCTGCCGGTGCTCACCGAGGAGCGGAGGCAGCAACTGGTGAAACTCGCGAGAAACGAAGCAGAACTGGCAAAGATCTCCATCCGCTCAGCGAGAAAAGAAGCCAATGAGGAAGTGCGGAACGCAGTAAAAGACGGACTTCCTGAAGACGAGGCGAAACGTACGGAAGATGAGATTCAAAAGCTGACCGACCAGTATTCACTAAAGGTGGATGAATCGCTGGCTGCAAAAGAAAAGGACATAACAACCGTTTAA
- a CDS encoding DUF4197 domain-containing protein, with translation MKKWRLIFLPLLFLVAGCDELKNLGGTVEDYMQPSTSEMVMALKQALETGTGRAVEELNQQDGYFGDAAVKILFPPEAQKVANTLRDIGAGKIVDDFVLSLNRAAEDAAKEAGPIFVNAVKQMTIADARNILLGADDAATEYFRSKTRQQLYNSFQPKIKSALDRSYATKYWKDITTRYNQLPGVQDVNADLPNYAADRALDGLFLKLKDEEEKIRDNPAARTTEVMKEVFSWAKREKG, from the coding sequence ATGAAAAAATGGAGACTGATTTTCCTGCCATTACTGTTTTTGGTGGCAGGCTGCGATGAACTTAAAAATCTGGGAGGCACGGTGGAAGACTATATGCAACCTTCCACATCAGAGATGGTAATGGCTCTGAAGCAGGCGTTGGAGACTGGTACCGGCCGCGCAGTTGAAGAGCTCAATCAGCAGGACGGATATTTTGGAGATGCAGCCGTAAAAATTCTCTTTCCACCGGAAGCACAGAAAGTTGCCAATACCCTGCGCGATATTGGCGCTGGCAAAATCGTGGATGATTTTGTACTCTCTCTTAACCGCGCAGCAGAGGATGCCGCCAAGGAAGCAGGGCCGATATTCGTGAATGCCGTAAAGCAGATGACGATCGCTGATGCGAGAAATATCCTGCTGGGCGCTGATGATGCGGCAACGGAATATTTTCGAAGCAAAACGCGCCAGCAGTTGTATAATAGTTTTCAGCCTAAAATAAAATCAGCCCTCGATAGGTCCTATGCCACCAAATATTGGAAGGATATAACCACGCGCTACAATCAGCTTCCAGGGGTGCAGGACGTAAATGCGGATTTGCCCAACTACGCGGCTGACCGTGCTCTGGATGGTTTATTCCTGAAACTGAAAGATGAAGAAGAGAAAATCCGTGACAATCCAGCGGCCAGAACCACGGAAGTAATGAAGGAGGTTTTTAGCTGGGCAAAAAGAGAAAAAGGCTGA
- the rlmD gene encoding 23S rRNA (uracil(1939)-C(5))-methyltransferase RlmD produces the protein MASNAQKKRIYKNVPVVDLGLKGRNIAKQNGFVFLVNNTVPGDEVDIKITRKKKSFFEGRPVFFHKYSEHRTEPFCSHFGTCGGCKLQNMDYQAQLFFKQKKVENALSRIGKIALPAISPIIPAVETRYYRNRLDFGFSNLRWLTNEETASSETVFDRNGLGFHIPGRYDKVLNIEHCHLQPEPSNAIRLAVRDFATAQEMEFYDVVAKKGFLRSLIVKTAETSEVMVILVVNERQEENQQKLSDFIRIKFPKVTSLYLVVNNKLNDTLYDQEHELIWGNPYLTEEISGLKFRLGPKSFFQTNTRQAQVLYQKALDMAALQPAEIVYDLYCGVGSISLFMAQKAKHVIGIETVTEAVEDAKRNAALNDISNVEFVAGTVEDLLKPEFVAKYAAPDVLMIDPPRSGMHPTAVKAIAELLPPRIVYISCNPDTQARDIAPLAELYEVIQVQPVDMFPHTDHIENIVLLKRK, from the coding sequence ATGGCCTCAAACGCCCAGAAGAAGCGTATCTATAAAAACGTACCTGTTGTTGACCTTGGCTTGAAAGGGAGAAATATCGCTAAGCAGAATGGTTTCGTCTTTCTGGTAAACAATACCGTTCCCGGGGATGAAGTAGACATAAAAATTACCCGTAAAAAGAAATCCTTTTTTGAGGGCAGGCCGGTCTTCTTCCACAAGTATTCAGAACACAGGACCGAACCCTTTTGCAGTCACTTTGGCACTTGCGGAGGCTGCAAGCTGCAAAACATGGACTACCAGGCGCAGCTCTTTTTTAAGCAGAAAAAAGTGGAGAATGCGCTCAGTCGCATAGGCAAAATTGCCTTACCAGCTATATCCCCGATTATTCCTGCGGTAGAAACCCGATATTACCGGAACCGTCTCGACTTTGGATTCAGCAATTTAAGGTGGCTCACAAATGAAGAAACTGCGAGCAGCGAAACCGTATTCGACCGTAATGGCCTCGGGTTTCATATTCCGGGACGGTATGATAAGGTACTTAATATTGAGCATTGCCATCTGCAGCCTGAACCCTCCAATGCCATCAGGCTTGCAGTGCGCGATTTCGCCACCGCTCAGGAAATGGAATTTTATGACGTTGTCGCTAAAAAAGGCTTTCTCCGCTCTCTCATCGTGAAAACCGCTGAGACCTCGGAAGTAATGGTGATCCTGGTGGTAAATGAACGGCAGGAAGAAAATCAACAAAAGCTCAGCGACTTTATAAGGATAAAGTTTCCGAAGGTCACTTCTTTGTATTTGGTTGTAAATAATAAATTAAATGATACGCTCTATGATCAGGAGCATGAACTGATCTGGGGAAATCCATATTTAACTGAGGAGATCTCAGGCCTGAAATTCCGGCTGGGGCCTAAATCCTTTTTTCAGACCAATACGCGGCAGGCACAGGTGCTGTATCAAAAAGCCCTGGATATGGCGGCCTTGCAGCCTGCCGAGATTGTATATGATCTTTATTGCGGAGTGGGCAGCATTTCGCTCTTTATGGCGCAAAAGGCTAAGCACGTGATCGGCATAGAAACCGTGACGGAAGCCGTAGAAGACGCAAAAAGAAATGCCGCGCTAAATGACATTTCCAATGTGGAGTTTGTGGCCGGAACTGTAGAGGATTTGCTGAAACCAGAATTTGTGGCGAAATATGCCGCACCTGATGTGCTGATGATTGATCCGCCACGGTCAGGAATGCATCCTACAGCCGTGAAAGCCATTGCTGAACTGCTCCCTCCCAGAATCGTTTACATCTCATGCAATCCTGATACGCAGGCGCGGGATATTGCTCCACTTGCTGAACTTTATGAAGTGATACAGGTACAACCTGTGGATATGTTTCCGCACACAGATCACATTGAAAATATAGTTTTGTTGAAAAGAAAATGA
- a CDS encoding carboxypeptidase-like regulatory domain-containing protein, translated as MNRKLYRSSFIFMVAAWFFSGSVIAQDADLVQVSGTVITAEEREAIPYASVRIMNTSRGTISNTDGFFSLPAEAGDTLLFSSVGFKSVQYPVRANAQMKHNIEVKLQWDTLQLREALIYPWPTREQFRQAFLALDIPDDEVEIAMRNMDPQLLNYISSNMQMDGSENHLIYMRKMASSYYYFPGTNPYTSVGGARVPAALTNPVAWYRLFKALRDGDFKREEEWKPEKY; from the coding sequence ATGAACAGGAAACTTTACCGCTCCTCTTTTATTTTTATGGTGGCTGCCTGGTTTTTTTCCGGCAGCGTCATCGCACAGGATGCCGATCTGGTGCAGGTAAGCGGCACGGTGATTACGGCTGAAGAGCGAGAGGCAATACCTTATGCCTCGGTTCGCATTATGAATACCTCACGGGGAACCATCTCCAATACTGATGGATTTTTTTCGCTTCCTGCCGAGGCCGGAGACACATTGCTTTTCTCTTCTGTTGGTTTTAAAAGTGTGCAATATCCTGTTCGGGCCAATGCGCAAATGAAGCATAATATAGAAGTGAAACTGCAATGGGATACGCTGCAGTTGCGGGAAGCTCTGATTTATCCCTGGCCTACGCGGGAGCAGTTCCGTCAGGCTTTTCTGGCACTTGACATTCCTGATGATGAAGTTGAGATCGCAATGCGGAATATGGATCCTCAATTGCTGAATTACATCAGCTCAAATATGCAAATGGACGGCAGCGAAAATCATCTGATCTACATGAGAAAAATGGCTTCGTCTTATTATTATTTTCCGGGAACAAACCCTTATACCAGTGTGGGAGGAGCGCGGGTTCCGGCAGCACTGACCAATCCTGTGGCGTGGTACAGGCTTTTCAAGGCATTGCGCGATGGAGACTTTAAGCGAGAGGAGGAATGGAAACCTGAAAAATATTGA
- a CDS encoding DUF255 domain-containing protein, whose protein sequence is MKLVYTLSLLLISSLTLSFTPPVSNPAEELNWFGWNEGYDKAEETNKIALIDVYTDWCGWCKRMDRDTYANSEVMELIEADFIPIKFNPEKDGTYNVNGEEVSGPQLLAMLGNNQRFGYPTTFFIFPKERQITIEVGYKDAASFKAILTRVKEAHAKLDSQPIAD, encoded by the coding sequence ATGAAACTGGTGTATACGCTTTCGCTACTCCTCATTTCTTCTCTCACTTTGTCCTTCACGCCCCCTGTTTCCAATCCTGCTGAGGAACTGAATTGGTTCGGATGGAACGAAGGCTATGATAAGGCGGAAGAAACCAATAAGATAGCGTTGATAGATGTTTATACAGATTGGTGCGGCTGGTGCAAAAGAATGGATCGCGACACCTATGCCAACAGCGAAGTGATGGAACTCATCGAGGCTGACTTCATTCCTATAAAGTTCAATCCTGAAAAAGATGGTACCTATAATGTAAATGGAGAAGAAGTATCAGGCCCTCAACTTCTGGCCATGCTGGGAAATAATCAACGATTCGGTTATCCTACCACCTTTTTCATTTTCCCTAAAGAACGCCAGATCACTATTGAAGTAGGGTATAAAGATGCCGCCAGTTTTAAGGCGATCCTTACCCGCGTGAAGGAAGCCCACGCAAAGCTTGATAGCCAACCGATAGCTGACTAA